A window of the Brassica oleracea var. oleracea cultivar TO1000 chromosome C1, BOL, whole genome shotgun sequence genome harbors these coding sequences:
- the LOC106298795 gene encoding transcription factor HEC2-like — protein sequence MENSDMLMNMMMQQMEKLPDHFSNPNPNPNSHNIMMLSESNTHPFFFNPNHTHLPLLDQTITHQPGLNFRYAPSTSSSLPDKRGGGGGDNANMAAMREMIFRIAVMQPIHIDPESVKPPKRKNVRISKDPQSVAARHRRERISERIRILQRLVPGGTKMDTASMLDEAIHYVKFLKKQVQSLEEHAVVNGGGVASAPTGVGGGYGGKGCGTMRSDHHQMLGNTQILR from the coding sequence ATGGAGAACTCCGACATGCTAATGAACATGATGATGCAGCAAATGGAGAAGCTTCCTGATCACTTCTCTAACCCAAACCCTAACCCTAATTCCCATAACATCATGATGCTCTCCGAATCTAACACTCACCCTTTCTTCTTCAACCCCAACCATACTCATCTGCCACTACTTGACCAAACTATCACTCACCAACCCGGTTTAAATTTCCGGTATGCACCTTCCACTTCATCATCTCTCCCGGACAAAAGAGGTGGAGGAGGCGGCGACAACGCTAACATGGCGGCAATGCGAGAGATGATCTTTCGCATAGCCGTGATGCAACCGATACATATTGATCCGGAATCTGTGAAGCCACCAAAGAGGAAGAACGTGAGGATCTCTAAAGATCCACAGAGCGTGGCGGCTCGACATCGGCGGGAGAGGATAAGCGAACGCATTCGGATTCTTCAACGGCTTGTTCCCGGCGGGACCAAGATGGATACTGCTTCGATGCTCGATGAGGCTATCCATTACGTTAAGTTTCTCAAGAAACAGGTGCAGTCGCTAGAGGAGCATGCGGTTGTTAACGGCGGAGGAGTGGCGTCAGCACCGACTGGTGTTGGTGGAGGATACGGTGGAAAAGGGTGTGGGACTATGCGGTCTGATCATCACCAGATGCTTGGAAATACACAGATTCTTAGGTGA